From a single Nicotiana tomentosiformis chromosome 2, ASM39032v3, whole genome shotgun sequence genomic region:
- the LOC138904300 gene encoding uncharacterized protein — translation MTWVLDAEIHLDAMGLGDAIKDKNKALTQDCAKALIFLRHHFDEGLKIEYLTVKDLLILWNGLKERYDNLKLVTLPQGRYYWAHLRLQDFNSISEYNYTIFRITSKLKLCGDTITDYDMLEKMFTTFHASNIVLQQQY, via the coding sequence atgacatgggtgttggatgctgaaatccatttagatgcaatgggtcttggagacgctattaaagataaaaataaagcattgacccaagactgtgctaaggccttgattttcttgcgcCATCACTTTGATGAAGGGTTAAAAATAGAATATCTCACAGTCAAAGATCTACTTATTTTGTGGAATggcttaaaggaaagatatgacaacttaaagttggtcacTCTTCCACAAGGACGATATTATTGGGCTCATCTGAGACTCCAAGACTTTAACTCTATTTCTGAATATAATTATACGATAttcagaattacttctaaattgaaactctgtggagatactatcactgactatgatatgcttgaaaaaatGTTCACAACGTTTCATGCCTCCAATATAGTCTTGCAACAACAGTACTga
- the LOC138904301 gene encoding secreted RxLR effector protein 161-like, giving the protein MKSYLVLKTIGALMYLANTIRPDITFSVNVLARYSSAPTRRYWNGIKHILRYLKGITDMGLFYGNNSSSDLVGYADAGYLSDPHKALSQTSYVFTYGGTAISW; this is encoded by the coding sequence atgaagagctacTTGGTCCTGAAaacaattggtgcactaatgtatcttgctaacactataagacctgacataactttttcagttaatgtcttagcaagatatagctctgctcctacaaggagatattggaatggaatcaaacacatattgcggtatctaaaagggattACCGATATGGGCTTGTTTTATGGCAATAATTCCAGttccgatcttgttggttatgccgatgctgggtatttatctgatcCACACAAGGCTCTATCTCAAAcaagctatgtgtttacatatggaggcactgcaatatcttggtga